The following is a genomic window from Pseudomonas lurida.
CGTTGACGCGGTAATTGAGGTTGCCGCAGTGGCCGCCCAGCGGGTAGACGGTCAAGCGATCGCCGAAGGTTTTACGCAGGAAACCGAGGTCGCCAGGGCCGAGGATCACGTCGTCGGCGTTGTGCATGACGGCAATCTTCGGGTTGGTATGCAGGTAGTCCTTGAGGGCGTACAGGCTGACCTGGTCGACCAGTTGCAGCAGGCTGCCGCCGTCGGAGCGGGCGCGCCACATCGGGATCACTTGTTCAGTGAGGTAGCAGTCGAAGTCACATTGCAGTGCACGCTTGAGGAACGGCGTGAGGCTGGTGCTTTCGGTGATCGGGTATTTCGGCGGGATGATCAGGCCACGGCGGTTGATCAGGTCCGAGGTAAAGGCGATGTCGGCCGCCGAGAAGCGGAACGAGGTGCCGATCAGCATGGCCATCTGTTCGTTGGTCAGGTGCTGTTTGGAGTTCTGGAAGTCGTAGAGCAGGGCGTCATTCAGGTCGATGTAGCCCTTTTGCTGGAAGTAACGGGTCAGCTTGTTCAGCACCAGCTCATAGAAGGTGGTGGTGTTGTTGATGCCTTTGACCTCGGTCTGTACCAGCTTGTCGAGGTTGGTGATCGATGTGTAGAGGTTGACCGGCGGGTTCAGCAGCAGCACTTTCTTGAAGTTGAAGCTGCGGCGGGTCTCGTCGAGCTTGCTGACAAATGCCGCATCCAGGGCGCCGAGGCTGTAGCCGGTGAGGTAAAAGTCGGTTACCGGCAGCGAAGCGTTTTGCGCACGCACGGCCTGCATCACGCGATACATGTCTTCGGCGTCTTCCTGGGTGATCCCCGGGGTGGCGAAGCGCGAGGCGGCGCTGATGAAGTCGAAGCTGGTGGGCGATGACAACTGCACCACGTGGTAGCCGGCCTGGTAATACAGTTTCTTCAGGTATTCGTTGATGCTGCTGTCGAACCGTGCGCCAGTGCCCGCGATCAGGAAGATCAGCGGCGCGGCGCGGTCCTGCTTGGCGATACGGTAGGTGAGTTTCTTCACCGCCCAGAAGTTGTCCGGCAGGCTGAACTCACGCTCGGGGCGCATGTTCAGGGTGTAGTCGGACTGGTTGATCTCGTCGTCGCTTGGCAACTTGGGCCGAAGGTCGGGCGGGGTAGTGGCGATGGTCGCTTCGAACGGGTTGGTCAAAGGGTAGCCATAGCTGGCCTGGTCGATGTCGACGGCCAGTGCTGACGCACTCAAAAAAAGGCTGCCGAGTAAGGCAGCACAGCGCAAGGAACGGAGCATGACTTAATCCCTAGGAGGAAACGTGCTTAATGAAGTTCGCAGGCTATGACCACCGCGTCTTCGCCGAAGTGCCATCA
Proteins encoded in this region:
- a CDS encoding serine/threonine protein kinase, yielding MLRSLRCAALLGSLFLSASALAVDIDQASYGYPLTNPFEATIATTPPDLRPKLPSDDEINQSDYTLNMRPEREFSLPDNFWAVKKLTYRIAKQDRAAPLIFLIAGTGARFDSSINEYLKKLYYQAGYHVVQLSSPTSFDFISAASRFATPGITQEDAEDMYRVMQAVRAQNASLPVTDFYLTGYSLGALDAAFVSKLDETRRSFNFKKVLLLNPPVNLYTSITNLDKLVQTEVKGINNTTTFYELVLNKLTRYFQQKGYIDLNDALLYDFQNSKQHLTNEQMAMLIGTSFRFSAADIAFTSDLINRRGLIIPPKYPITESTSLTPFLKRALQCDFDCYLTEQVIPMWRARSDGGSLLQLVDQVSLYALKDYLHTNPKIAVMHNADDVILGPGDLGFLRKTFGDRLTVYPLGGHCGNLNYRVNADAMLEFFRG